Proteins from one Acidobacteriota bacterium genomic window:
- a CDS encoding ABC transporter ATP-binding protein: MALIELRQVEKIYNGHQSAVTALSDIDMTVHEREFVSLMGPSGSGKSTLLGILGAMSPPSAGKAVVDGIDVYALGHERRADFRREYLGFVFQQLFLVPYLTAAENVMLPLAAAGLPNRRQREMVVQALERVGLADKASRLPLALSGGEQQRVAIARAIVNTPPIVLADEPTGCLDSQNGRAIMELFLELRASGLTVFMVTHDQEIAGFADRVVRLHDGRLDASDQEIVQSDRAPAGARAAVGRRA, encoded by the coding sequence ATGGCTCTGATCGAACTGCGACAAGTTGAGAAGATCTACAACGGTCACCAGTCGGCCGTCACCGCGCTGAGTGACATCGACATGACGGTCCACGAGCGTGAGTTCGTCAGCCTCATGGGGCCGAGCGGCTCGGGCAAGAGCACGCTGCTCGGGATCCTTGGCGCGATGAGCCCGCCGTCGGCCGGCAAAGCGGTCGTCGACGGCATCGACGTGTATGCGCTCGGCCACGAGCGTCGCGCCGATTTCCGCCGGGAGTATCTGGGCTTCGTGTTTCAGCAGTTGTTTCTCGTACCCTACCTGACCGCGGCAGAGAACGTCATGCTGCCGCTCGCCGCGGCCGGCCTCCCGAACCGACGCCAGCGCGAGATGGTCGTCCAGGCGCTCGAGCGTGTCGGACTGGCCGACAAGGCGAGTCGGCTGCCGCTCGCCCTGTCCGGTGGTGAACAGCAGCGCGTCGCCATCGCGCGCGCCATCGTCAACACCCCTCCCATCGTGCTCGCCGACGAGCCCACGGGCTGTCTGGACAGCCAGAACGGCCGCGCGATCATGGAGCTGTTCCTCGAACTGCGGGCGTCAGGACTGACGGTCTTCATGGTGACACACGACCAGGAGATCGCGGGATTCGCCGACCGCGTCGTGCGACTCCACGATGGGCGCCTTGACGCCAGCGACCAGGAGATCGTGCAGTCGGATCGCGCGCCCGCGGGAGCGCGGGCGGCGGTCGGACGGCGGGCCTGA
- a CDS encoding sigma-54 dependent transcriptional regulator, with protein MPDSRTILVIDDDESLRRVVEFTLQEEGYHVLAAVDGQAGLECLQSSGVDLVLSDVRMPGMDGIELLTRIKAMHPELPVILLTAHGTIDSAVDAMKLGAFDYLTKPFAREAVKATVAKALDLAALRAENRHLREVIRERLSFEHMIAGSRAMRDVTDMAGRVAATEATVLLEGESGTGKELLAKAIHAHSSRSRGPFVTINCGAIPEQLLESELFGHRRGSFTGAIADKQGKFEAANRGTIFLDEVGELPQALQVKLLRVLQSREIDKVGEARPLAVDVRVIAATNRNLDKMVSDATFRDDLYYRLAVVPIRLPPLRERADDVPLLVHHFLTKHSVRLGRPVPLVAREVYSAFNLYNWPGNIRELENVIERALVLDEDGRLGLDDLPDRLRAHDGRIGRLRVELPDEGISLEELERDLIVAALDKHNWNQTRAAAYLDITRSTLLYRMQKFGIERDRRTAVGDVQKGEPAD; from the coding sequence ATGCCTGACTCACGCACCATTCTGGTCATCGACGACGACGAGAGCCTGCGGCGCGTCGTCGAGTTCACCCTGCAGGAGGAGGGCTACCATGTGCTGGCCGCCGTTGATGGTCAGGCGGGGCTCGAGTGCCTGCAGTCGTCCGGCGTCGACCTCGTGCTTAGCGACGTGCGGATGCCGGGAATGGATGGTATCGAGCTGCTGACCCGCATCAAGGCGATGCATCCGGAGCTGCCGGTGATCCTGCTGACCGCACACGGCACCATCGATTCCGCCGTCGATGCCATGAAGCTCGGCGCGTTCGACTACCTCACGAAGCCGTTCGCACGTGAAGCGGTCAAGGCGACCGTTGCCAAGGCACTCGACCTCGCGGCCTTGCGCGCCGAAAACCGGCACCTACGCGAGGTCATCAGGGAACGTCTGTCATTCGAGCACATGATCGCGGGCTCGCGCGCCATGCGCGACGTGACCGACATGGCGGGCCGAGTCGCCGCCACGGAGGCGACCGTTCTGCTCGAGGGCGAGAGCGGAACGGGCAAGGAGCTCCTGGCCAAGGCCATCCACGCGCACAGCAGCCGGTCGCGCGGGCCGTTTGTCACGATCAACTGCGGCGCCATCCCGGAGCAGTTGCTCGAATCGGAGCTGTTCGGGCATCGACGCGGGTCGTTCACCGGGGCCATCGCCGACAAACAGGGCAAGTTCGAGGCCGCCAACCGCGGGACGATCTTCCTCGACGAAGTGGGCGAGCTGCCGCAGGCCTTGCAGGTGAAGCTGCTGAGAGTGCTGCAGAGTCGCGAGATCGACAAGGTCGGCGAGGCCCGACCGCTCGCGGTCGACGTACGGGTCATCGCCGCCACCAACCGGAATCTCGACAAGATGGTCAGCGACGCCACGTTTCGCGACGACCTCTACTACCGGCTTGCCGTCGTCCCGATCCGACTGCCCCCGCTTCGCGAGCGCGCCGATGACGTGCCGCTGCTCGTTCATCACTTCCTCACGAAGCACAGTGTCCGGCTCGGGCGTCCGGTGCCGCTCGTGGCGCGTGAGGTGTACTCGGCCTTCAATCTCTACAACTGGCCTGGAAACATCCGCGAGTTGGAGAACGTCATCGAGCGCGCGCTCGTGCTCGACGAGGATGGCCGGCTCGGCCTCGACGACCTGCCCGATCGCCTGCGTGCGCACGACGGACGAATCGGCCGGCTGCGCGTGGAACTGCCGGATGAGGGAATCTCGCTCGAGGAGCTCGAGCGGGACCTGATCGTCGCGGCGCTCGACAAACACAACTGGAACCAGACGCGGGCTGCGGCGTATCTCGACATCACGCGGAGCACCCTCTTGTACCGAATGCAGAAGTTCGGGATTGAGCGCGACAGACGTACGGCCGTCGGCGACGTTCAGAAAGGCGAGCCCGCCGACTGA
- a CDS encoding sensor histidine kinase, whose translation MAALLAAVAAVSLLHVLTSPRHVLLHALYEYLYYAPIVAAAYWYGASGGLLTALAASLAYIPHIQTAWADNEAYTASQYAQVVAFHLLGGLVGLLMTSQKRLTARYRDAATTSDARHRDLQESQEHLRRAERLSALGEIAAGLAHELRNPLAGVRGALDIVTSRLQPATPEAEFARVATTELERLGRLLEEFLAYARPRPPRLQASALQPVVDRVTALLATEAERRHVQLVVDGSAPAVSLEIDTEQITQVVFNVVLNAIQASPDGGRVLIRHFAAGAFVVLSVDDEGCGIPVEHVSRIFEPFFTSKHRGTGLGLAVSHRIVGAHGGTIQVEPRVPTGTSIRVHLPLGTLHAESSYGPASAAHA comes from the coding sequence GTGGCCGCGCTGCTCGCCGCCGTCGCGGCCGTGTCGCTGCTGCACGTGCTCACCAGCCCGCGCCATGTGTTGCTGCATGCGCTCTATGAGTATCTCTACTATGCGCCGATTGTCGCGGCCGCTTACTGGTACGGCGCATCGGGAGGCCTGCTGACTGCCCTGGCCGCCTCGCTGGCGTACATTCCGCACATCCAAACGGCGTGGGCCGACAACGAGGCCTATACCGCCAGTCAGTACGCTCAGGTCGTGGCGTTCCACCTGCTCGGGGGACTCGTCGGGCTCCTGATGACGAGCCAGAAGCGCCTGACGGCACGATACCGCGATGCCGCGACCACCTCGGACGCCCGGCATCGCGACCTGCAGGAGTCGCAGGAGCACCTGCGCCGGGCCGAACGTCTGTCGGCGCTCGGCGAAATTGCCGCTGGCCTCGCGCACGAGCTGCGCAATCCCCTCGCGGGCGTGCGAGGGGCGCTGGACATCGTGACGTCACGTCTTCAGCCAGCCACGCCGGAGGCCGAGTTCGCTCGTGTGGCCACGACCGAGCTCGAACGTCTCGGCCGGCTGCTCGAGGAGTTCCTGGCGTACGCGCGACCGCGTCCGCCGCGGCTTCAGGCAAGCGCCCTCCAGCCCGTGGTCGACCGCGTGACAGCCCTGCTCGCGACAGAAGCCGAACGACGGCATGTGCAGCTCGTCGTGGACGGCTCGGCCCCGGCCGTGTCGTTGGAGATCGACACCGAGCAGATCACGCAGGTCGTGTTCAACGTGGTCCTGAACGCGATCCAGGCGAGTCCGGATGGCGGACGTGTCCTGATCCGCCACTTCGCGGCCGGAGCCTTCGTTGTCCTGTCCGTCGACGACGAAGGCTGCGGCATCCCGGTGGAACACGTGTCCCGTATCTTCGAGCCGTTCTTCACCAGCAAGCATCGTGGCACCGGGCTGGGGCTCGCCGTCTCGCATCGCATCGTCGGTGCCCATGGTGGGACCATCCAGGTGGAGCCCCGCGTGCCGACCGGCACGTCGATTCGCGTACACCTGCCCCTGGGTACGCTTCATGCAGAATCCTCCTACGGACCCGCGAGCGCCGCGCATGCCTGA